The Vibrio agarivorans genome window below encodes:
- the fusA gene encoding elongation factor G gives MARKTPIERYRNIGIVAHVDAGKTTTSERILFYTGLSHKIGEVHDGAATMDWMEQEQERGITITSAATTTFWRGMEAQFPDHRVNIIDTPGHVDFTIEVERSLRVLDGAVVVFCGSSGVEPQSETVWRQADKYHVPRMVFVNKMDRAGADFLRVVDQIKNRLGANPVPIQLNVGAEDDFKGVIDLIKMKMINWNEADQGTTFTYEDIPADMQELAEEWRNNLVESAAEATEELMDKYLEEGELSEAEIKEALRTRTLNNEIVLATCGSAFKNKGVQAVLDAVVEYLPSPIDVPAIKGIDENENEVERHADDNEPFAALAFKIATDPFVGTLTFMRVYSGVVNSGDAVYNSVKQKKERFGRIVQMHSNKRDEIKEVRAGDIAAAIGLKDVTTGDTLCDANHKVILERMEFPDPVIQIAVEPRSVADQEKMGIALGKLAAEDPSFRVETDDETGQTLISGMGELHLDIIVDRMKREFSVDCNVGKPQVAYRETIRGTAEVEGKFVRQSGGRGQYGHVWIKLEPSEPGEGFVFVDEIVGGVVPKEYISSVSKGIEEQMNSGVVAGYPVLDVKATLFDGSYHDVDSNEMAFKIAGSMAFKKGSQEAQPVLLEPMMNVEVTTPEDWMGDVVGDLNRRRGMIEGMEEGVAGIKIIRAQVPLSEMFGYATDLRSATQGRASYSMEFNEYAEVPKNFADKIVAERGY, from the coding sequence CACAGGCCTTTCTCACAAAATTGGCGAAGTGCACGATGGTGCTGCGACAATGGACTGGATGGAGCAAGAGCAGGAGCGTGGTATTACTATCACTTCTGCAGCAACAACAACTTTCTGGCGTGGTATGGAAGCGCAATTCCCAGACCACCGTGTCAACATTATCGATACTCCAGGGCACGTAGACTTCACGATCGAAGTTGAACGCTCACTGCGTGTTCTCGATGGTGCGGTTGTTGTGTTCTGTGGTTCATCAGGTGTTGAACCTCAATCTGAAACAGTATGGCGTCAAGCTGACAAATACCACGTTCCACGCATGGTGTTTGTTAACAAGATGGACCGTGCTGGTGCTGACTTCCTTCGTGTTGTTGATCAAATTAAAAACCGTCTTGGCGCAAACCCAGTGCCTATCCAACTGAACGTTGGTGCGGAAGATGACTTCAAAGGTGTTATCGACCTTATCAAAATGAAGATGATCAACTGGAATGAAGCCGATCAAGGCACAACCTTCACATACGAAGACATTCCTGCTGACATGCAAGAACTTGCTGAAGAGTGGCGCAACAACCTAGTTGAGTCAGCTGCTGAAGCAACAGAAGAGTTAATGGATAAGTACCTTGAAGAAGGTGAACTGTCTGAAGCGGAAATCAAAGAAGCGCTACGTACTCGTACACTAAATAATGAAATCGTACTCGCTACATGTGGTAGTGCGTTTAAAAATAAAGGTGTTCAAGCAGTACTAGATGCAGTTGTTGAGTACTTGCCTTCTCCAATCGATGTTCCTGCAATTAAAGGTATCGATGAGAACGAAAACGAAGTTGAGCGTCACGCTGACGACAACGAACCGTTTGCAGCTCTAGCATTTAAGATCGCAACAGACCCATTTGTAGGCACGCTGACATTCATGCGCGTATACTCAGGTGTGGTTAACTCTGGCGACGCAGTGTACAACTCTGTGAAGCAGAAGAAAGAGCGCTTTGGTCGTATCGTACAGATGCACTCAAACAAGCGTGATGAGATCAAAGAAGTTCGTGCAGGTGATATTGCAGCAGCAATCGGCCTGAAAGACGTAACGACTGGTGACACTCTATGTGACGCTAACCACAAGGTTATTCTAGAGCGCATGGAATTCCCAGACCCAGTAATTCAGATTGCTGTAGAGCCACGCTCTGTAGCAGATCAAGAAAAAATGGGTATCGCACTAGGTAAACTAGCTGCGGAAGATCCATCTTTCCGCGTGGAAACGGACGACGAGACAGGTCAGACTCTGATCTCTGGTATGGGTGAGCTTCACCTAGATATCATCGTTGATCGTATGAAGCGCGAATTCAGCGTTGATTGTAACGTTGGTAAACCTCAGGTTGCATACCGTGAAACGATCCGTGGCACTGCGGAAGTTGAAGGTAAATTTGTACGTCAATCTGGTGGTCGTGGTCAGTACGGTCACGTTTGGATTAAACTTGAGCCATCTGAACCTGGCGAAGGTTTTGTCTTTGTTGACGAAATTGTGGGTGGTGTGGTTCCTAAGGAATACATCAGCTCGGTATCGAAAGGTATCGAAGAGCAAATGAACAGTGGTGTAGTAGCGGGTTACCCGGTACTAGATGTTAAAGCAACGCTGTTTGATGGCTCTTACCACGATGTTGACTCTAACGAGATGGCATTTAAGATTGCCGGCTCGATGGCATTCAAGAAAGGTTCTCAGGAAGCACAACCAGTACTTCTTGAGCCGATGATGAATGTTGAAGTAACTACCCCAGAAGACTGGATGGGTGATGTTGTTGGTGACCTAAACCGTCGTCGCGGCATGATCGAAGGTATGGAAGAAGGCGTGGCTGGTATTAAGATCATCCGTGCTCAAGTTCCATTATCTGAGATGTTTGGTTACGCAACAGACCTACGTTCTGCAACTCAAGGCCGTGCGTCTTACTCTATGGAGTTTAACGAGTACGCTGAAGTACCGAAAAACTTCGCAGATAAAATCGTTGCAGAGCGTGGTTACTAA
- a CDS encoding secondary thiamine-phosphate synthase enzyme YjbQ: protein MWSQKTIHMPSFSRGFHLITDEIEQQLPQISQLDVGILHLFIQHTSASLTLNENADPTVRSDMEQHFNHHVPERAPYYRHTYEGDDDMPAHIKSSLLGASVSIPITRGRLALGTWQGIYLGEHRDHAGGRTIIATVQGE from the coding sequence ATGTGGTCACAAAAAACCATTCACATGCCATCATTTTCACGTGGTTTTCATCTAATAACTGATGAAATTGAACAACAATTACCACAAATCTCTCAACTGGATGTTGGAATCCTACACCTATTTATCCAGCATACATCCGCGAGTTTAACGTTAAATGAAAACGCAGACCCAACCGTACGGTCTGATATGGAACAACACTTTAATCATCATGTTCCAGAGCGTGCTCCTTACTATCGTCATACCTATGAAGGCGATGATGATATGCCTGCACACATAAAGTCTTCTCTTCTAGGGGCGAGTGTTTCTATCCCAATTACACGCGGTCGTTTAGCTTTAGGCACATGGCAGGGCATTTACCTCGGTGAGCACCGCGATCATGCTGGAGGCCGCACCATTATTGCTACTGTGCAAGGTGAATAA
- a CDS encoding DUF481 domain-containing protein, which translates to MFKLLLVSASVLASTAVLADDDQQFETIAIPSPWNSEVEFGYQAHTGNSDTQSLNSRLDVEYISGRHRTYGEWKYYLLYKDGDEDKRQSTYSLQSDYKLGPKTYLYGSFRGVDSKYSAYFKDYTLSGGLGYQFYNTDQFVLELEVGPGYRYQEPNLDEIDDDDIIFPDLVEEAIFRSNLNTKWSPLDNVTFAAEITLVSGQSNTRIDSDLSFTNTITEDIALKISHYREYHDRVPEGLSQTDSVVSVSIVVAF; encoded by the coding sequence GTGTTCAAATTACTGCTTGTCAGTGCCAGCGTACTTGCCAGTACCGCTGTACTTGCAGACGATGATCAACAATTTGAGACCATTGCTATACCTTCACCATGGAACAGTGAGGTTGAGTTTGGCTATCAAGCTCACACGGGTAACTCTGATACACAGTCTCTCAATTCGCGCCTAGACGTCGAATATATTTCTGGTCGTCATCGTACCTATGGAGAGTGGAAGTACTACCTTCTGTACAAAGATGGCGACGAAGATAAGCGTCAATCGACATACTCATTACAAAGCGACTACAAGTTAGGCCCAAAAACCTATCTCTACGGTAGCTTTCGCGGTGTTGATTCTAAATACAGCGCGTACTTCAAAGACTATACCCTCTCCGGAGGTCTTGGTTATCAATTCTACAACACCGATCAGTTTGTCCTAGAGCTTGAAGTCGGTCCAGGTTATCGCTATCAAGAGCCGAACCTTGATGAAATCGATGATGACGACATTATTTTCCCGGATCTTGTAGAAGAAGCGATTTTTCGTAGTAACTTAAATACCAAGTGGAGCCCACTTGATAACGTCACCTTTGCGGCTGAAATTACCTTAGTATCAGGCCAAAGTAATACACGAATAGACAGTGACTTGAGTTTCACCAATACGATTACTGAAGATATAGCGCTAAAGATCAGCCACTATCGTGAATATCATGATCGTGTGCCAGAAGGCTTAAGCCAAACAGACAGTGTTGTCTCTGTTAGTATCGTTGTCGCTTTCTAG
- the tuf gene encoding elongation factor Tu, whose protein sequence is MSKEKFERTKPHVNVGTIGHVDHGKTTLTAAICTTLAKVYGGEAKDFASIDNAPEERERGITIATSHVEYDTPTRHYAHVDCPGHADYVKNMITGAAQMDGGILVVAATDGPMPQTREHILLGRQVGIPYIIVFMNKCDMVDDEELLELVEMEVRELLSEYEFPGDDLPVIQGSALGALNGEKQWEDKIVELAEALDSYIPEPERAVDQPFLLPIEDVFSIQGRGTVVTGRIERGILTVGDEVEIVGIKDTTTTTCTGVEMFRKLLDEGRAGENVGALLRGTKRDEVERGQVLAAPGSINPHTKFESEVYVLSKDEGGRHTPFFKGYRPQFYFRTTDVTGDIQLPEGVEMVMPGDNVQMTVELIAPIAMDEGLRFAIREGGRTVGAGVVAKIFD, encoded by the coding sequence GTGTCTAAAGAAAAATTTGAACGTACTAAACCGCACGTTAACGTTGGTACTATCGGCCACGTTGACCACGGTAAAACAACTCTAACTGCTGCTATCTGTACTACTCTTGCAAAAGTGTACGGCGGTGAAGCGAAAGACTTCGCATCTATCGATAACGCTCCAGAAGAGCGTGAGCGCGGTATCACAATCGCAACTTCTCACGTTGAGTACGACACTCCAACTCGTCACTACGCACACGTAGACTGTCCAGGACACGCGGATTATGTTAAAAACATGATCACAGGTGCTGCACAGATGGACGGTGGTATCCTAGTTGTTGCTGCAACTGATGGCCCAATGCCTCAGACTCGTGAGCACATCCTACTAGGCCGTCAGGTTGGTATCCCATACATCATCGTATTCATGAACAAATGTGACATGGTTGACGATGAAGAGCTACTAGAACTAGTAGAAATGGAAGTTCGTGAACTTCTTTCTGAGTACGAATTCCCAGGTGATGACCTACCAGTAATCCAAGGTTCAGCTCTTGGCGCACTAAACGGCGAGAAGCAATGGGAAGACAAGATCGTTGAGCTTGCAGAAGCACTAGATTCTTACATCCCAGAGCCAGAGCGTGCTGTAGATCAGCCGTTCCTACTACCAATCGAAGACGTATTCTCAATCCAAGGTCGTGGTACAGTAGTAACTGGCCGTATCGAGCGCGGTATCCTAACAGTAGGTGACGAAGTAGAAATCGTTGGTATCAAAGACACTACTACAACTACATGTACTGGTGTTGAGATGTTCCGTAAGCTTCTTGACGAAGGTCGTGCTGGTGAGAACGTTGGTGCACTTCTACGTGGTACTAAGCGTGACGAAGTTGAACGTGGTCAAGTTCTAGCAGCTCCTGGCTCAATCAACCCACACACTAAGTTCGAGTCTGAAGTATACGTACTTTCTAAAGACGAAGGCGGCCGTCACACTCCTTTCTTCAAAGGTTACCGTCCACAGTTCTACTTCCGTACAACTGACGTAACTGGTGACATCCAGCTTCCAGAAGGCGTAGAAATGGTAATGCCAGGCGACAACGTTCAAATGACTGTTGAACTAATCGCTCCTATCGCTATGGACGAAGGTCTACGTTTCGCAATCCGCGAAGGTGGCCGTACTGTAGGTGCCGGTGTTGTTGCTAAGATCTTCGACTAA
- a CDS encoding BamA/TamA family outer membrane protein, with protein MKWMFVAGFVLACFSGLVQAKEKDFAVVPFYFQTESLGNSFGVAGVAKGVGQPQAALFGMGLYTDKDSYVGFLSAFNYALSSNITATAQLYQARYNENKYYLGSQGDNGSDIDNFTLTDGLEDQYKLEFRYLLPWGGIADNGLMGAFIPERKVRTASPLESGISSIYFKPFYSSRELSFDKNKEQAKAFEISFDWDNRDSARRTTKGSHTAFNVIVGADSWSTDDAWVKTEFENSQYYSLGELGDWFDQQVIALNFYTADTPTWKDCLPSQANKQCGRPPEHEQVRLGGLYRLRSYGGGRYHGRSAIHYSAEYRVIPDWQPLGDVPLINYYDLPWWQWVVFAEVGRVSDDYDLKELHTDMKWSLGGAIRFQVEGIVVRTEIAQSEDDRTFRVMINQPF; from the coding sequence ATGAAATGGATGTTCGTAGCGGGCTTTGTGCTCGCTTGCTTTAGTGGCTTAGTTCAAGCCAAAGAGAAGGATTTTGCTGTTGTTCCGTTTTATTTTCAGACTGAATCGCTTGGGAACTCATTTGGTGTAGCCGGTGTAGCAAAAGGAGTCGGTCAACCACAAGCGGCGCTTTTTGGTATGGGACTCTATACTGATAAAGATAGCTATGTAGGCTTTCTCTCCGCATTTAACTACGCTCTCTCTTCAAATATCACCGCCACAGCCCAGCTTTATCAAGCCCGTTATAATGAGAACAAGTATTACCTTGGTTCGCAGGGTGATAATGGCTCCGACATTGATAATTTCACCTTGACCGACGGCCTTGAAGATCAGTACAAACTTGAGTTTCGCTACCTGCTTCCTTGGGGCGGTATTGCGGATAATGGCTTAATGGGCGCCTTTATTCCAGAGAGAAAGGTTAGAACTGCCTCTCCTCTAGAGAGCGGTATCTCCTCGATTTACTTCAAACCTTTTTATAGCTCACGCGAGCTCTCTTTTGACAAAAATAAAGAGCAAGCCAAGGCATTTGAAATCAGCTTTGATTGGGATAACAGAGATTCAGCTCGCCGCACCACAAAAGGGTCACATACTGCTTTCAATGTTATCGTTGGGGCTGACAGTTGGTCGACGGATGACGCGTGGGTAAAGACCGAGTTTGAGAATAGTCAGTACTATTCGTTAGGTGAGCTAGGTGACTGGTTTGATCAGCAAGTGATCGCATTGAATTTTTATACTGCAGACACTCCCACTTGGAAAGATTGCCTTCCAAGCCAAGCCAATAAGCAATGTGGCCGTCCACCGGAACATGAGCAAGTCAGATTGGGTGGATTATATCGTCTGCGCAGTTATGGCGGGGGGCGCTATCATGGCCGGTCAGCCATACACTATTCCGCGGAATATCGTGTTATTCCTGATTGGCAACCCCTTGGCGACGTACCACTAATCAACTATTACGATTTGCCTTGGTGGCAGTGGGTGGTATTTGCTGAGGTAGGACGTGTTTCAGATGATTATGATTTAAAAGAGCTCCATACCGATATGAAATGGAGCTTAGGTGGGGCGATTCGCTTTCAAGTTGAAGGCATTGTTGTGCGCACTGAAATTGCACAGTCAGAAGATGATCGGACCTTTAGGGTTATGATAAACCAGCCCTTCTAA
- the rpsF gene encoding 30S ribosomal protein S6: MRHYEIVFMVHPDQSEQVAGMIERYTGTITEAGGTIHRLEDWGRRQLAYPINKLHKAHYVLMNVEADQAVIDELETAFRFNDAVLRNMIMRTKTAITEQSIMLKQKEERAERAPRREERAESKPEAAAE, translated from the coding sequence ATGCGTCATTACGAAATCGTATTCATGGTGCACCCTGATCAAAGCGAGCAAGTTGCTGGCATGATCGAGCGTTACACTGGTACTATCACTGAAGCTGGCGGTACTATCCACCGTCTAGAAGACTGGGGTCGTCGTCAACTGGCTTACCCAATCAACAAGCTTCACAAAGCTCACTACGTTCTAATGAACGTTGAAGCTGACCAAGCTGTAATCGATGAGCTAGAAACTGCTTTCCGTTTCAACGATGCAGTTCTACGTAACATGATCATGCGTACTAAGACAGCTATCACTGAGCAGTCTATCATGCTTAAGCAAAAAGAAGAGCGTGCTGAGCGTGCTCCTCGTCGCGAAGAGCGTGCTGAGTCTAAGCCAGAAGCAGCTGCTGAGTAA
- the rplI gene encoding 50S ribosomal protein L9 — MQVILLDKIGNLGGLGDTVNVKSGYARNFLIPQGKAVMATKANVEMFEARRAELEAKVAEQLTAAEARAEKVNALEAVVIASKAGDEGKLFGSIGTRDIADAITAAGVEVAKSEVRLPEGALRNTGEFEISIQLHSEVFAAINLQVVAAE; from the coding sequence ATGCAAGTTATTCTACTTGATAAAATCGGTAACCTAGGTGGTCTTGGCGATACAGTAAACGTTAAATCTGGTTACGCTCGTAACTTCCTTATCCCTCAGGGTAAAGCAGTTATGGCTACTAAAGCTAACGTTGAAATGTTCGAAGCTCGTCGTGCTGAACTAGAAGCTAAAGTTGCTGAGCAACTAACTGCTGCTGAAGCTCGCGCTGAGAAAGTTAACGCTCTAGAAGCTGTTGTTATCGCATCTAAAGCGGGTGACGAAGGTAAACTATTCGGTTCTATCGGTACTCGTGACATCGCTGACGCTATCACAGCTGCAGGCGTTGAAGTTGCTAAGAGCGAAGTTCGCCTTCCTGAAGGTGCTCTACGTAACACTGGTGAGTTCGAAATCAGCATCCAACTTCACTCTGAAGTTTTCGCTGCTATCAACCTACAAGTTGTTGCTGCTGAGTAA
- the rpsR gene encoding 30S ribosomal protein S18: MARFFRRRKFCRFTAEGVQEIDYKDVATLKNYITEAGKIVPSRITGTSAKYQRQLARAIKRSRYLALLPYTDKHQ, from the coding sequence ATGGCTCGTTTCTTCCGTCGTCGCAAATTCTGCCGTTTCACTGCAGAAGGCGTACAAGAGATTGATTACAAAGACGTAGCAACTCTTAAAAACTACATCACTGAAGCTGGTAAAATCGTTCCTAGCCGTATCACTGGTACAAGCGCTAAATACCAACGTCAACTAGCTCGCGCAATCAAGCGTTCACGCTACCTAGCACTACTACCGTACACTGATAAGCATCAGTAA
- a CDS encoding replicative DNA helicase has translation MADRQADFRSSSNSKKNYDAQVDAIKVPPHSIEAEQSVIGGLLLDNERWDTVAERVVSNDFYSRPHRLIFESVRDLLEAGKPLDLITLSEFLELREQLEDVGGFAYLADLAKNTPSAANVNAYADIVAERALVRNLIGVANEIADAGYDPQGRSSEDLLDLAESKVFKIAEDRTSENEGPQNVDSILEKTLERIEILYKTPQDGVTGVNTGFNDLNKKTAGLQGSDLIIVAARPSMGKTTFAMNLCENAAMDQDKPVLIFSLEMPAEQIMMRMLASLSRVDQTKIRTGQLDDEDWARISSTMGTLMEKKNMFIDDSSGLTPTEVRSRARRIAREHGGLSMIMIDYLQLMRVPSLSENRTLEIAEISRSLKALAKELNVPVVALSQLNRSLEQRADKRPVNSDLRESGSIEQDADLIMFIYRDEVYNPESSLKGIAEIIIGKQRNGPIGSVRLTFQGQFSRFDNYAGPAFDDE, from the coding sequence ATGGCTGACAGACAAGCGGACTTTCGATCGTCTTCAAATTCGAAAAAGAACTACGATGCCCAAGTGGATGCGATTAAAGTACCACCGCACTCAATTGAAGCCGAGCAATCTGTCATAGGCGGATTGCTGCTGGACAATGAGCGTTGGGATACCGTGGCCGAGCGCGTTGTTAGCAATGATTTCTACAGCCGTCCACACCGTTTGATTTTCGAGTCTGTTCGCGATTTGCTTGAAGCGGGTAAACCTCTCGATTTAATCACGTTATCTGAGTTTTTAGAGCTGCGTGAGCAGTTAGAAGACGTTGGTGGCTTTGCGTACCTGGCCGATCTTGCAAAAAACACGCCAAGTGCGGCAAACGTGAATGCTTATGCTGATATTGTTGCTGAGCGTGCGTTGGTGCGTAACTTAATTGGTGTGGCTAACGAAATCGCAGATGCAGGCTATGACCCTCAGGGGCGTAGCTCGGAAGACCTGCTTGATCTTGCCGAAAGTAAAGTATTCAAAATCGCAGAAGATCGTACCAGCGAAAATGAAGGTCCGCAAAACGTGGATTCGATTTTAGAGAAGACGCTTGAACGTATTGAAATTCTCTACAAAACACCTCAAGACGGCGTCACAGGTGTGAACACGGGTTTCAATGATCTTAACAAGAAGACGGCTGGTCTGCAGGGTTCGGATTTGATCATCGTGGCGGCACGTCCATCGATGGGTAAAACGACGTTTGCCATGAACCTGTGTGAAAACGCAGCGATGGATCAGGATAAACCAGTATTGATCTTCTCACTAGAGATGCCTGCGGAACAGATCATGATGCGTATGCTTGCCTCCCTATCTCGCGTGGATCAAACCAAAATCCGTACCGGTCAGCTTGATGATGAGGATTGGGCGCGGATCTCTTCGACTATGGGCACGCTCATGGAGAAGAAGAATATGTTCATTGATGACAGCTCTGGTTTGACACCGACGGAAGTGCGCTCTCGCGCTCGTCGTATTGCCCGCGAGCACGGTGGTCTGTCGATGATTATGATCGATTACCTTCAGTTGATGCGCGTACCTTCTTTATCGGAGAACCGGACACTAGAAATTGCGGAAATCTCTCGATCCCTTAAAGCGCTTGCAAAAGAACTGAATGTGCCTGTTGTAGCACTGTCTCAGCTTAACCGCTCTCTAGAGCAACGCGCGGACAAACGACCAGTTAACTCAGACTTGCGTGAATCGGGTTCTATCGAGCAGGATGCCGACTTGATTATGTTTATTTATCGTGATGAAGTGTATAACCCAGAAAGCTCTCTTAAAGGGATTGCAGAGATTATTATCGGTAAACAACGTAACGGCCCGATTGGCTCTGTGCGTTTGACCTTCCAAGGTCAATTCTCTCGCTTTGATAATTATGCTGGCCCTGCGTTTGACGATGAGTAA
- the alr gene encoding alanine racemase, with translation MLALRLTMSNTMSTSSSYMKAAIACIDLSALKHNLQQVRLQAPNSKVLAVVKANGYGHGLRHIAQHAQGADAFGVARIQEALQLRACGIVKPILLLEGFYSAMDLPVLITNNIQTVVHCEEQLEALEQAQLETPVVVWLKIDSGMHRLGVRPEQYDDFVQRLHACANVAKPLRYMSHFASADEPKKPVTQAQIDLFDSLTHGCQGERSLAASAGVLSRPDSHNDWVRPGIIMYGVSPFSDNTAQMLGYKPVMTLKSHLIAVRDVKAGESVGYGGTWTSARDTKVGVIAIGYGDGYPRMAPNGTPVLVNGRRVPIAGRVSMDMLTVDLGPEAADNVGDEAILWGEGLPVEEVAQHIETIAYELVTKLTSRVDMEYISE, from the coding sequence ATGCTGGCCCTGCGTTTGACGATGAGTAACACAATGAGCACATCAAGTAGTTACATGAAAGCAGCCATCGCCTGTATTGATCTCTCTGCGTTAAAACATAATCTGCAGCAGGTTCGTCTGCAAGCCCCCAATAGCAAAGTGTTGGCTGTCGTAAAAGCCAATGGCTATGGCCATGGGCTGCGCCATATTGCTCAGCATGCTCAGGGTGCAGATGCTTTTGGCGTGGCAAGAATTCAAGAAGCCTTGCAGCTCCGTGCTTGCGGTATTGTTAAGCCTATTTTATTGCTTGAGGGCTTCTACTCTGCGATGGACTTACCGGTGCTTATCACCAACAACATTCAAACAGTGGTTCACTGTGAAGAGCAGTTAGAGGCACTAGAACAAGCGCAGCTTGAAACTCCGGTGGTTGTTTGGTTGAAAATAGACAGTGGTATGCATCGACTCGGCGTGCGCCCAGAGCAATATGATGACTTTGTTCAACGCCTACATGCGTGTGCAAATGTCGCTAAGCCTCTGCGTTACATGAGTCACTTTGCCAGTGCTGATGAGCCGAAAAAACCGGTGACCCAAGCTCAAATAGATCTCTTTGATTCATTGACTCACGGTTGTCAGGGAGAGCGTTCACTTGCTGCTTCTGCTGGTGTGCTTTCTCGGCCTGACAGTCATAATGATTGGGTTCGTCCTGGCATTATTATGTATGGCGTGTCGCCTTTCAGTGACAATACAGCGCAAATGTTGGGGTACAAGCCTGTTATGACGTTAAAATCTCACCTGATTGCGGTTCGCGATGTGAAAGCTGGAGAGTCTGTCGGTTATGGTGGCACTTGGACAAGTGCAAGGGACACCAAAGTCGGAGTGATTGCCATCGGCTATGGTGACGGCTACCCGAGAATGGCACCGAATGGCACACCAGTGTTGGTTAATGGGCGCAGAGTGCCGATAGCCGGACGCGTCTCGATGGATATGCTCACGGTCGATTTGGGCCCTGAAGCAGCAGATAACGTCGGTGATGAGGCCATTTTATGGGGAGAAGGACTCCCTGTAGAAGAGGTAGCTCAACATATTGAGACTATCGCGTATGAGCTGGTGACTAAACTCACATCTCGTGTCGATATGGAATACATAAGTGAATAA